A stretch of Ectothiorhodospiraceae bacterium BW-2 DNA encodes these proteins:
- a CDS encoding methylated-DNA--[protein]-cysteine S-methyltransferase has translation MRYEICHTPFTPWQLSLQWSNDEIEQIEWCRQQLANSAPPPWLAAYFKGEHQALLEAPYRLQGTPFQRRLWQHLQQIPAGEPCHYGAIAAKLGTSARAVAAACRANRLALVIPCHRVVASCGLGGYMGALAGDEVALKQQLLQWESHRG, from the coding sequence ATGAGATATGAGATCTGTCACACCCCCTTTACCCCATGGCAACTGAGCCTACAGTGGTCAAATGACGAAATAGAGCAAATAGAGTGGTGTCGTCAACAGCTAGCGAATAGCGCTCCTCCCCCTTGGTTAGCGGCCTACTTTAAGGGCGAACACCAAGCACTGTTAGAGGCCCCTTACCGATTACAAGGCACGCCGTTTCAGCGGCGACTCTGGCAGCATCTACAACAGATTCCGGCAGGAGAGCCCTGTCACTATGGCGCAATCGCTGCCAAATTAGGCACCTCGGCCAGAGCGGTCGCCGCTGCCTGTCGCGCCAATCGACTAGCGCTAGTCATCCCTTGCCACCGAGTCGTCGCCTCGTGTGGGCTCGGTGGCTATATGGGGGCGTTAGCGGGAGATGAGGTGGCATTAAAGCAACAGCTACTTCAGTGGGAGTCGCATCGTGGCTAA
- the rimM gene encoding ribosome maturation factor RimM yields the protein MVATLVLGRINGLYGVRGWVKIYSYTHPRQNILNYAEWILQDSRGEQQYRRLLQGQQHGKGVIARLEGCDDRDSAAKLIQCDIRVAAAALPPIAEGEYYWHQLIGLEVVTVKGEALGRVDYLLETGANDVLVIKDGRGGELLIPYLPEQVITAIDLELNRLEVDWELDAD from the coding sequence TTGGTCGCGACACTCGTTTTGGGGCGAATTAACGGCCTCTATGGGGTTCGCGGCTGGGTTAAGATCTACTCCTATACCCACCCTCGGCAGAATATACTCAACTACGCTGAGTGGATTTTGCAAGATAGCCGCGGCGAGCAGCAGTACCGACGCCTGTTACAGGGGCAGCAACACGGTAAAGGGGTGATCGCCCGACTTGAAGGGTGTGACGATCGCGATAGCGCCGCTAAGCTGATACAGTGCGATATTCGGGTAGCGGCAGCGGCACTACCTCCGATAGCTGAAGGGGAGTACTACTGGCACCAATTGATCGGCCTTGAGGTAGTAACCGTTAAGGGCGAGGCGTTAGGTCGAGTGGACTACCTGCTTGAGACCGGTGCGAATGATGTACTGGTTATCAAAGATGGGCGTGGCGGCGAGCTATTGATCCCCTACCTTCCTGAACAGGTGATTACCGCTATCGATCTTGAGCTAAATCGTCTTGAGGTCGATTGGGAGCTAGACGCTGACTGA
- a CDS encoding 50S ribosomal protein L19: MSTIIQQLEAEQLKAELPEFTPGDTISVQVRVREGSRERLQAFEGVVIAIRNRGLNSAFTVRKISHGEGVERVFQTHSPLIASIEVKRRGDVNRAKLYYLRNRSGKSARIKEKLRR; encoded by the coding sequence ATGAGTACAATTATTCAACAACTTGAAGCCGAGCAACTGAAAGCAGAGCTCCCTGAGTTTACCCCCGGTGATACCATATCAGTACAGGTACGGGTGCGTGAGGGCAGCCGTGAACGGCTACAAGCCTTTGAGGGGGTGGTGATTGCCATTCGCAATCGTGGCCTTAACTCCGCCTTTACCGTTAGGAAGATCTCCCATGGTGAGGGGGTTGAGCGGGTATTTCAGACCCACAGCCCACTCATTGCCTCCATTGAGGTGAAGCGTCGTGGTGATGTTAACCGCGCTAAACTCTACTATCTGCGTAACCGCTCCGGCAAGTCGGCGCGGATTAAAGAGAAGCTGCGCCGCTAA
- a CDS encoding acyltransferase domain-containing protein produces MATEQSIPANLTPLQRAALVIKELRAKLNSAEQQRPEPIAIVGMECRFPQAPNLEAFWELLYHRQDAVTEVPPERWDLTQWFDPNPNAAGKINTRYGGFIDGVDQFDAALFGIPPREAAQMDPGQRILLQLLWSALERANIPPTSLRGSLTGLFVGMTQNDYGSLQINGNPDDISAYSGTGNGGCFASGRLAYQFGFNGPVATCDTACSSSLVALHQAVTALQQRECHLAVAAGVQLNLTPPMQIFFSRTQSFSPDGHCFSFDAKANGFVLGEGAGVVILQRLSDAEREGRPILALIRGSAINHDGASGGLTVPNEAAQEALIRQALARAGVEADTIDYIETHGTGTQLGDPIEVGALKAVFGGRSEAHPLIIGAVKSNIGHLNAAAAMAGLIKTVLMLQRKQIIPNLNFVTPSPKIPWQGFAVKVPTAVETWSLRAEGQPRRAGVSSFGLSGTNGHLVLEEAATRQISERAGHAERPQHLLTLSAHHRQALRQLATRYAKALEQTPSVADFCYSANCGRSHLSERAVVVGEDRTALIQQLTALAATSDESWCGTRVERGVQVRVGAIIAGGLTPIEPLLHTLPFMARRLEHYSQLAGVDLTPMVQQSPPHPAAELALALMWADLWQHWGVSLSWVQGGGHSGRLASAVVAGALSAEAAFAMLKGGAAAPLQRATLSMFDAAGERLNRFSGAEPSQWAELEADHLLLCSPMPRLSAAAAARLLYRFDSGQLNSNELWSSLLNALATLYRAGAEIRWQAFDSDYSRQWLTLPTYPFQTRRYWLESATAPAQPQPQPQPQPQPQPQPQPQPTSPAVEHTEHTVNESALSRMMAQQLQLAAETVDTLVAQQLQTLQQLQARSVKPHHSEMTDKTADKIAVCRSGPWHLLAVSAADKPALAATQTELIEQLQHSPEPLQQQSCRQLGRPATREQRLVVSYRQPQEAVERLQQQDGKRLLEAECAGESPAVVMMFPGVGDHYLHMGKGLYQSEPVFKHAIDECCDLVEPLLGVDLRQVLYPPQKERPSAAEATPTFDLKAMLGRGGAVDAETERLNQTLHSQPLVFIIEYALGQLWLQRGVKPVAMIGYSIGEYSAAVLSGVMTVADALRLITRRAQLIETIEPGAMLAVPLTEERLAPLLGDELSLAILSTPTQAVAAGPVAAIEALQQQLQQQEIISRKLPSSHAFHSTMLQPLQQPLVELVSEFTLQPPTLPYLSNLSGDWISAAEATSPDYWARHTWQTVRFAEGMGRLLAPDALQGARRRLFLEVGPGVSLGSFMLQHPAAKQLAHKVNLPSLRTRYESSDDEQFLLHTIGKLWLAGVAMGQF; encoded by the coding sequence GTGGCCACCGAACAGTCAATACCTGCTAATTTAACCCCGCTACAGCGAGCGGCCCTAGTCATCAAAGAGCTACGCGCCAAACTTAACAGCGCCGAGCAACAGCGCCCCGAGCCGATTGCGATTGTAGGAATGGAGTGCCGTTTTCCGCAGGCACCTAATTTGGAGGCGTTTTGGGAGCTACTCTACCATCGGCAAGATGCCGTGACCGAGGTGCCCCCAGAGCGCTGGGACTTAACGCAGTGGTTTGATCCTAACCCCAATGCCGCCGGTAAGATTAATACCCGCTATGGCGGCTTTATCGACGGCGTTGATCAGTTCGATGCCGCCCTCTTCGGCATTCCGCCCCGTGAGGCAGCGCAGATGGATCCGGGCCAGCGCATTTTGCTGCAACTACTCTGGAGTGCGCTAGAGCGGGCCAACATTCCACCGACATCGCTGCGTGGCTCGCTGACCGGTCTGTTTGTCGGCATGACCCAAAATGACTACGGCTCGTTACAGATAAACGGCAATCCCGACGACATTAGCGCCTACAGCGGTACCGGTAACGGCGGCTGTTTTGCCTCCGGCAGGCTAGCTTACCAGTTCGGCTTTAACGGCCCAGTGGCCACCTGTGATACCGCCTGCTCCTCCTCCCTCGTCGCACTGCATCAGGCAGTGACCGCACTACAGCAACGAGAGTGTCATCTGGCGGTGGCCGCTGGCGTGCAGCTCAACTTAACCCCGCCGATGCAGATCTTCTTCTCGCGCACCCAATCGTTCTCCCCCGATGGGCACTGCTTCAGTTTTGATGCGAAAGCGAACGGTTTTGTCCTAGGAGAGGGGGCCGGCGTCGTGATACTGCAACGGTTAAGCGATGCCGAACGGGAGGGGCGACCTATTTTAGCCCTCATTCGTGGCAGTGCGATTAATCATGACGGCGCCTCTGGGGGGCTAACGGTACCGAATGAGGCGGCCCAAGAGGCGCTCATTCGTCAAGCGCTAGCGCGAGCCGGTGTCGAGGCGGATACGATCGACTATATCGAAACCCACGGTACCGGCACCCAGCTCGGTGATCCGATTGAGGTCGGAGCGCTCAAGGCGGTCTTTGGGGGACGAAGTGAGGCGCACCCCCTGATCATCGGCGCCGTTAAGAGTAATATCGGCCACCTCAACGCCGCAGCGGCGATGGCCGGTCTCATTAAGACAGTCCTCATGCTGCAACGAAAACAGATTATCCCTAACCTCAACTTTGTGACCCCTAGCCCTAAAATTCCGTGGCAGGGCTTTGCCGTTAAGGTACCGACCGCCGTCGAAACTTGGTCGCTGCGAGCGGAGGGTCAGCCACGACGCGCCGGTGTTAGCTCCTTCGGGCTTAGCGGTACGAATGGCCATCTGGTGCTAGAGGAGGCCGCGACGCGGCAGATAAGCGAGAGGGCCGGTCACGCAGAGCGGCCGCAACACCTGTTAACGCTGTCGGCTCACCATCGGCAGGCGCTACGGCAGTTAGCGACTCGCTACGCTAAGGCGCTAGAGCAGACCCCCTCTGTGGCCGACTTCTGCTACAGCGCTAACTGTGGCCGCAGCCACCTTAGTGAGCGGGCGGTCGTGGTGGGAGAGGATCGTACCGCACTGATACAACAGTTAACCGCGCTAGCGGCAACGAGCGATGAGAGCTGGTGCGGCACCCGAGTTGAACGCGGGGTTCAGGTGCGGGTAGGGGCGATTATCGCTGGCGGTTTAACGCCGATAGAGCCGCTACTGCATACCCTGCCGTTTATGGCTCGCCGACTGGAGCACTATAGTCAGCTAGCCGGGGTCGATTTGACACCGATGGTACAACAGTCGCCTCCCCATCCAGCAGCCGAGCTAGCGCTAGCGCTGATGTGGGCCGATCTATGGCAACACTGGGGGGTCTCACTCAGTTGGGTACAAGGGGGGGGGCATAGCGGTCGGCTAGCCAGTGCCGTGGTGGCCGGAGCGCTATCGGCCGAAGCTGCCTTTGCGATGTTAAAAGGGGGAGCCGCCGCGCCACTGCAACGGGCGACTCTATCGATGTTCGATGCCGCTGGCGAGCGGTTAAACCGTTTCAGTGGCGCGGAGCCATCGCAGTGGGCCGAGCTGGAAGCCGACCATCTACTGCTCTGCTCGCCGATGCCACGCCTAAGCGCTGCAGCCGCAGCACGGCTACTCTATCGCTTCGATAGTGGCCAACTTAATAGCAACGAGCTGTGGTCTTCGCTGCTAAACGCGCTCGCAACACTCTATCGGGCGGGTGCAGAGATTCGTTGGCAGGCCTTTGACAGTGACTATTCGCGACAGTGGCTCACCCTGCCCACCTATCCATTTCAGACGCGGCGCTACTGGCTAGAATCAGCAACAGCGCCAGCACAACCACAACCACAACCACAGCCACAGCCACAGCCACAGCCACAACCACAGCCACAACCCACCTCACCAGCCGTAGAGCACACAGAGCATACGGTGAACGAGAGTGCCCTAAGCCGCATGATGGCGCAACAGCTACAGTTAGCCGCCGAAACGGTTGATACCCTAGTTGCACAGCAGCTCCAGACCCTACAGCAGCTACAGGCTCGCTCAGTTAAACCTCACCACAGCGAGATGACAGATAAGACGGCCGACAAGATAGCCGTATGCCGCAGTGGCCCATGGCACCTACTCGCGGTTAGCGCCGCCGACAAACCGGCGCTCGCGGCGACCCAAACCGAGCTCATTGAGCAGTTACAGCACTCGCCAGAGCCACTGCAACAACAGAGCTGTCGGCAGTTAGGCCGACCGGCCACTCGCGAGCAGCGGCTAGTGGTCAGCTACCGTCAACCGCAAGAGGCGGTGGAGCGACTACAACAACAAGATGGCAAACGCCTGCTAGAGGCCGAGTGCGCGGGAGAGAGCCCCGCTGTCGTCATGATGTTCCCCGGTGTAGGAGATCACTATCTACACATGGGCAAAGGGCTCTATCAGAGTGAACCGGTCTTTAAACACGCCATCGATGAGTGCTGCGATCTGGTAGAGCCGCTGCTCGGGGTCGATCTGCGCCAAGTGCTCTATCCGCCACAAAAAGAGAGGCCGAGTGCAGCAGAGGCAACACCGACATTTGACCTTAAAGCGATGCTAGGGCGGGGCGGGGCGGTGGATGCCGAGACCGAACGGCTCAACCAGACACTGCATAGCCAGCCACTGGTATTTATCATCGAGTACGCTTTAGGCCAGTTATGGCTACAGCGCGGCGTTAAACCGGTAGCGATGATAGGCTACAGCATCGGAGAGTATAGCGCCGCCGTCCTCTCTGGGGTAATGACAGTGGCCGATGCGCTGCGTCTCATTACCCGCCGGGCACAGTTAATTGAGACGATCGAACCGGGGGCGATGCTGGCAGTCCCGTTAACAGAGGAGAGGCTAGCACCGCTGCTCGGTGATGAGTTATCGCTAGCGATCCTCAGCACACCAACCCAAGCCGTTGCGGCGGGGCCTGTCGCGGCAATCGAGGCACTACAGCAGCAGTTACAGCAGCAGGAGATTATCAGCCGCAAACTGCCAAGTAGCCATGCGTTTCACTCGACCATGCTACAGCCGCTACAGCAGCCGCTAGTGGAGCTAGTGAGCGAGTTTACCCTACAGCCACCGACTCTCCCCTACCTCTCTAATCTCAGCGGCGACTGGATTAGCGCAGCAGAGGCGACCTCCCCCGACTACTGGGCAAGACACACCTGGCAGACGGTACGATTTGCCGAGGGGATGGGACGGCTATTAGCGCCAGATGCCCTCCAAGGGGCACGGCGGCGCCTCTTTCTGGAGGTTGGCCCGGGGGTCAGTCTAGGCAGCTTTATGCTACAACATCCGGCGGCCAAACAGCTCGCCCACAAGGTCAATCTACCCTCGCTACGAACCCGATATGAAAGTAGTGATGATGAGCAGTTCCTGCTCCATACGATAGGAAAACTCTGGCTAGCCGGGGTAGCCATGGGGCAATTTTAG
- a CDS encoding M61 family peptidase, protein MLHYRITPINPEAHLFEVVLTVERPNRAGERLYLPAWIPGSYMIRDFARHIVTLTGEDSARQPLRCTKIDKQSWQCDPAEGPIRLRYQIYAFDLSVRSAHLDASHGYFNATSLCLSVADQAHSPHQITLLPPPREYGAQWRVATTLPRIEGEPWQFGKFEAAGYEELIDHPVEMGTFTRHSFTVADIEHHLVITGRHDCDCERLLADLRAICAAEIALFGSAPFKHYLFQLTLVGQGYGGLEHRSSTSLIANRTDLPWPGMGDEPTLPSGYSQLLGLCAHEYFHSWNVKQIKPQSFIPYQLAQESYTTLLWWFEGVTSYYDDLFLCRSETITIEAYLELLGKTITQVAQGSGRLKQSVAESSFDAWSKFYQQNENAPNAIVSYYSKGSLIALALDLSLRLASDHQRSLDSVLRYLWHHDGQTGVGVSEADLYRAIQTATGIEIEAQLSSWVHGYDDLPLASLLLPFGVALQAQPLASHSDSGGESAPTRAINWIGIRVKNRPQLTVTQVLDQSPAQFAGVSVGDRLLALNGLELTADNWEQRLNRLPAESEAMLTLFRDDLLLQLPLTLRRAPDQVWRVELLDKPTASQQQQRQQWLRPPLSLP, encoded by the coding sequence GTGCTCCACTACCGTATCACCCCGATTAACCCCGAAGCTCACCTATTTGAGGTTGTGCTAACGGTTGAGCGCCCGAATCGGGCTGGAGAGCGTCTCTACCTGCCAGCTTGGATCCCCGGCAGCTATATGATTCGCGATTTTGCTCGCCATATCGTCACCCTCACAGGGGAGGATAGCGCTCGGCAGCCGCTTCGATGCACCAAAATCGACAAACAGAGTTGGCAGTGTGACCCAGCAGAGGGGCCGATTCGGCTTCGCTACCAGATCTACGCCTTCGACCTATCGGTGCGTTCGGCCCATCTTGATGCGAGTCACGGCTACTTTAACGCCACCTCGCTCTGCCTATCGGTCGCAGATCAGGCGCATTCGCCGCACCAGATCACCCTCTTACCGCCGCCGCGAGAGTATGGTGCTCAGTGGCGGGTCGCCACCACCCTTCCTCGTATTGAGGGGGAACCGTGGCAGTTTGGTAAGTTTGAAGCGGCAGGGTATGAGGAGTTAATCGATCATCCGGTGGAGATGGGTACCTTTACACGACACTCTTTTACTGTGGCCGATATCGAACACCATCTAGTCATCACCGGTCGTCACGACTGCGACTGTGAGCGCCTGCTAGCCGATCTACGCGCTATCTGCGCCGCCGAAATAGCTCTATTTGGCTCAGCCCCCTTTAAACACTACCTATTTCAGCTAACGCTAGTCGGCCAGGGTTATGGCGGGCTAGAGCATCGTAGCTCGACCAGTCTCATCGCTAACCGAACCGATCTCCCGTGGCCGGGGATGGGTGACGAGCCGACACTGCCCTCGGGTTATAGCCAGCTACTCGGTCTATGTGCACACGAATATTTTCATAGCTGGAATGTGAAACAGATTAAACCGCAGTCGTTTATCCCCTATCAGCTCGCTCAGGAGAGCTACACCACGCTACTATGGTGGTTTGAGGGGGTCACCTCCTACTACGATGATCTGTTTCTCTGTCGCAGTGAGACGATTACGATCGAGGCCTACCTAGAGCTGCTAGGTAAGACGATAACTCAGGTGGCTCAGGGGAGTGGTCGGTTGAAGCAGAGCGTCGCCGAGTCGAGTTTCGATGCTTGGAGTAAATTTTATCAGCAGAACGAGAACGCCCCTAACGCGATTGTGAGCTACTATAGCAAGGGGAGCCTGATCGCTCTGGCGCTCGATCTATCGCTACGACTCGCTAGTGACCACCAACGGAGTCTAGATAGTGTGCTGCGCTACCTGTGGCACCATGACGGTCAAACTGGCGTGGGGGTTAGCGAAGCTGATCTCTATCGCGCGATTCAAACGGCGACCGGCATCGAGATCGAGGCGCAGCTATCTAGTTGGGTGCACGGTTATGATGATCTACCGCTCGCTTCGCTACTGCTCCCCTTTGGCGTGGCGCTACAGGCGCAACCGCTAGCTAGCCATAGCGATAGTGGTGGGGAGAGTGCACCAACACGGGCTATCAATTGGATCGGGATTCGGGTAAAAAATAGGCCGCAGCTCACGGTAACGCAGGTGCTAGATCAGAGTCCGGCCCAGTTCGCCGGAGTCTCAGTCGGTGATCGCCTCCTAGCACTGAACGGGCTAGAGCTGACTGCCGATAACTGGGAGCAGCGGCTAAACCGACTCCCCGCTGAGAGTGAGGCTATGCTTACTCTGTTTCGCGATGATCTGTTGCTGCAACTGCCGCTAACGCTGCGCCGAGCACCCGATCAAGTCTGGCGTGTCGAATTACTCGATAAGCCTACCGCTTCGCAGCAGCAGCAGCGACAGCAGTGGTTACGCCCCCCTCTCTCTCTACCATAG
- the trmD gene encoding tRNA (guanosine(37)-N1)-methyltransferase TrmD, with protein MRFDIVTLFPQMFAAVTESGITARALQRQLCECHLWNPRDFTTDRHRTVDDRPYGGGPGMVMRIEPLQRAIQAARAAVVTEQTLVVALSPQGERLTQQRVAQLCRYPQLILVAGRYEGIDERLLQLEIDCELSLGDYVLSGGELAVMVVMDAIIRLLPGALGHEESAAQDSFSEGLLDYPHYTRPDSYQGLTVPPVLRGGNHQEIARWRLQQSLLRTSVRRPDLLQQRSLSLEEQQLLQQTDKKG; from the coding sequence GTGCGCTTCGATATCGTTACCCTGTTTCCGCAGATGTTTGCGGCGGTGACCGAGTCGGGTATTACGGCTCGGGCGTTACAGCGCCAGCTATGCGAGTGTCACCTCTGGAACCCGCGAGATTTTACCACTGATCGCCACCGCACAGTGGATGATCGCCCCTACGGTGGCGGGCCGGGGATGGTGATGCGCATTGAGCCGCTACAGCGGGCGATTCAGGCCGCTAGAGCGGCTGTGGTGACTGAACAGACGCTAGTGGTGGCTCTCTCACCCCAAGGGGAGCGGCTGACTCAGCAGCGGGTGGCGCAGTTGTGCCGCTATCCACAGCTCATTCTGGTCGCGGGGCGCTATGAGGGGATCGATGAGCGGCTACTACAGCTAGAGATCGATTGCGAGCTGTCGCTAGGGGACTATGTTCTCAGCGGGGGGGAGCTAGCGGTCATGGTGGTGATGGATGCAATCATTCGGCTGCTGCCAGGAGCGCTAGGGCATGAGGAGTCGGCAGCGCAGGACTCATTCAGCGAGGGGCTGCTCGACTACCCCCACTATACCCGACCCGACTCCTATCAGGGGCTAACGGTGCCGCCGGTGTTACGAGGCGGTAACCATCAGGAGATCGCTCGTTGGAGATTGCAGCAGTCGCTGCTGCGAACCTCAGTGAGACGGCCCGATCTGCTACAGCAGCGATCACTAAGCTTAGAGGAGCAGCAGTTACTGCAACAGACAGATAAAAAAGGATGA
- a CDS encoding type II toxin-antitoxin system RelE/ParE family toxin — MAFYNLCWHNRAKKELKRLPKADIAKIITTINALQTNPLPNGHKKLTGRDNNYRVRQGDYRIIYTIENQQLIIEIIRVAHRREVYRNL, encoded by the coding sequence ATGGCCTTTTATAATCTTTGCTGGCACAACCGGGCCAAAAAGGAGTTAAAGAGACTCCCGAAAGCCGATATAGCCAAAATTATCACTACAATAAATGCACTACAAACCAACCCGCTCCCTAACGGTCACAAGAAACTGACGGGCAGAGATAATAATTACCGAGTCAGGCAAGGCGATTACCGGATTATCTATACCATCGAAAACCAGCAACTAATTATTGAGATTATCCGAGTTGCACACCGCAGAGAGGTTTACCGCAACTTGTAA
- the xerD gene encoding site-specific tyrosine recombinase XerD: MANTTTDDPLLRQFLTVLKLEQGLSDNSIAAYGSDLRLFNRWLTTKELTLGAATATEVREYLASRIESGVKARTSSRLTSSLKRFYHYLLREQLIESDPTLLLEQPKLGKPLPKTLSEQEVEALIEAPDTTTPHGLRDRAMLELLYATGLRVTELVSMRLPMLSLNQGVVQVVGKGNKERIVPLGEEALEWLERYLRQGRPALLRHHTPNHTLFPSSRGTAITRQAFWQHIKHYAVVAGIAKSLSPHTMRHAFATHLLNHGADLRVVQLLLGHSSLTTTQIYTHVANHRLQQLHKEHHPRG, translated from the coding sequence GTGGCTAACACAACCACCGATGATCCGCTGCTGCGACAATTTTTAACGGTACTGAAACTAGAACAGGGGTTAAGCGATAACTCCATCGCCGCCTATGGCAGCGATCTGCGCCTATTTAACCGTTGGCTAACGACAAAAGAGTTGACCCTAGGCGCAGCAACAGCGACCGAAGTGAGAGAGTATCTAGCCTCTCGAATAGAGAGCGGCGTTAAAGCAAGAACCAGCTCTCGCCTAACTAGCAGCCTAAAACGCTTCTACCACTATCTGCTGCGTGAACAGCTAATAGAGAGCGATCCAACTCTACTGCTAGAGCAGCCTAAACTTGGCAAGCCCCTACCAAAAACCCTCTCTGAACAGGAGGTCGAGGCACTCATTGAGGCTCCCGACACGACAACGCCACACGGACTCAGAGATCGAGCGATGCTAGAGCTACTCTATGCAACCGGCCTACGGGTAACCGAGCTCGTATCGATGCGGCTGCCGATGCTAAGCCTCAACCAAGGCGTCGTCCAAGTGGTAGGCAAAGGGAATAAAGAGCGTATTGTCCCCCTAGGAGAGGAGGCGCTAGAGTGGCTAGAGCGCTATCTGCGCCAAGGACGACCGGCACTATTACGGCACCACACCCCGAACCATACCCTATTTCCAAGTTCACGCGGCACCGCCATTACCCGACAAGCTTTTTGGCAACATATCAAACACTATGCGGTAGTAGCTGGCATAGCTAAATCGCTCTCTCCCCACACGATGCGCCACGCCTTTGCAACCCATCTGCTAAATCATGGGGCCGATCTAAGGGTAGTACAGTTACTACTAGGCCACAGCAGTTTGACGACGACCCAAATCTATACCCATGTGGCTAACCATCGTCTGCAGCAGCTGCACAAAGAGCACCACCCGCGAGGATAG
- a CDS encoding Dyp-type peroxidase produces MERVQNAILQPVPAVAQFINYQLCGYDHAAIRATLNRLAEFADGEHIVVGLGHTLFATLDKSLPGLSELPVYSGPKVVIPSTPAALWVWLRSEEPGTLLHHRRALDSLLRPLFEPDLSVDAYTYREGRDLTGYLDGTENPSGDRAREVALIDSSDPALHGSSFVAVQQWLHRLDIFEAMSPQQQDETIGRRISDNEEIEEAPASAHVKRTAQESFAPEAFILRRSMPWSTQHRAGLVFVAFGHSLDAYQSLLRQMSGQNDGIVDALFSFSRPISGNFFWCPPLVDGGLNLRALGL; encoded by the coding sequence ATGGAGAGAGTTCAGAACGCTATTTTGCAACCGGTGCCCGCTGTGGCTCAATTTATCAACTACCAGCTCTGTGGCTATGATCACGCTGCGATTCGGGCGACACTCAACCGTTTAGCCGAGTTTGCCGATGGCGAGCATATCGTGGTCGGTTTGGGCCACACCCTCTTCGCTACCCTCGATAAAAGCCTCCCCGGACTTAGCGAGCTTCCTGTCTATAGCGGCCCGAAGGTGGTGATCCCCTCTACGCCTGCGGCGCTGTGGGTCTGGCTACGCAGCGAGGAGCCGGGGACACTGCTGCACCACCGCCGAGCGCTAGATAGCCTCTTACGGCCACTGTTTGAGCCAGATCTGAGTGTCGATGCCTACACCTACCGCGAAGGGCGTGATTTGACCGGCTATCTTGATGGGACTGAAAATCCAAGCGGTGATAGGGCTAGAGAGGTTGCGCTGATCGATAGTAGCGATCCGGCGCTGCACGGCTCTAGCTTTGTCGCCGTGCAGCAGTGGTTACACCGTCTCGATATCTTTGAGGCGATGTCGCCGCAGCAGCAGGATGAGACGATCGGCCGGCGTATTAGCGATAATGAGGAGATAGAGGAGGCACCCGCATCGGCCCATGTAAAACGCACTGCCCAAGAGTCGTTTGCTCCGGAAGCGTTTATCCTGCGCCGCTCCATGCCTTGGTCCACTCAGCATCGTGCCGGACTGGTGTTTGTCGCCTTCGGCCACTCTCTCGACGCCTACCAGAGCCTGTTACGGCAGATGAGCGGCCAAAATGATGGGATTGTTGATGCCCTGTTTAGCTTTAGCCGCCCGATTAGCGGTAACTTCTTCTGGTGCCCACCACTTGTTGATGGCGGATTAAATCTTCGCGCACTCGGACTCTAA
- a CDS encoding 30S ribosomal protein S16 — MVTIRLSRGGAKKRPFYNIIVTDSRNRRDGRFIERLGFFNPRATGGEEELRIDRNRVDYWVGNGAKMTDRVASIMKQSSSAEIAAADAEADAETVAVAA, encoded by the coding sequence ATGGTTACAATTCGTCTTTCACGCGGTGGCGCTAAAAAGCGCCCTTTCTACAACATTATTGTTACCGATAGTCGTAATCGGCGCGATGGCCGTTTTATCGAACGGCTCGGCTTTTTTAACCCTCGGGCGACCGGTGGTGAGGAGGAGCTGCGCATCGATCGTAACCGAGTGGATTACTGGGTTGGCAATGGCGCTAAGATGACCGACCGTGTCGCTAGCATCATGAAGCAGAGCAGCAGCGCCGAAATCGCGGCAGCGGACGCCGAAGCCGACGCAGAAACCGTAGCTGTGGCAGCCTAA